A window of the Pseudoalteromonas sp. A25 genome harbors these coding sequences:
- the gspM gene encoding type II secretion system protein GspM, translated as MKEQAIKYWQSLKEQEQKLLIVAAIVFVIFSLVMGVFKPLNAAVEKAQKDKQRNQELVAWVNNSVTKLKSGASTRQTTTTSNLSVLVNRTRGQYQVNISKMQPSDNALRLTIDSVEFNKLVAWLDELTNKHGVKIDSLDLAQDSMPGYVRVSRLLLEN; from the coding sequence ATGAAAGAACAAGCGATAAAGTACTGGCAATCACTTAAAGAGCAAGAGCAAAAGTTATTGATTGTAGCTGCCATTGTATTTGTTATTTTTTCGTTAGTTATGGGTGTATTTAAGCCACTGAATGCAGCGGTAGAAAAAGCCCAAAAGGATAAACAGCGTAACCAAGAGCTTGTAGCTTGGGTTAATAATAGCGTTACAAAACTTAAAAGCGGCGCGTCTACACGTCAAACCACCACTACCAGTAATTTGTCTGTACTTGTAAACCGCACACGTGGTCAATACCAAGTGAATATCAGCAAAATGCAGCCAAGTGATAATGCTTTAAGGTTAACGATTGACTCTGTTGAGTTTAATAAACTGGTCGCATGGCTCGATGAGTTAACGAACAAACATGGTGTGAAAATAGATAGTTTAGATTTAGCGCAAGATAGTATGCCAGGATACGTGCGTGTTAGTCGTTTGCTGTTAGAGAATTGA
- the gspK gene encoding type II secretion system minor pseudopilin GspK — MRKAQRGAALIIVLFIVALAATIAAEMAANLMVQVQRAQNIQTHQQAKWYSYGAEELVKKVLLESKKDEPEKVHLGQPWALSDVPYPVDHGTLSGEVTDLQACLNLNALRAPKKQGSSVSDTNPAHKALLSLLNNIEDLPVEESEEALADSVYDWLDEDSITFRSGAEEDEYMSRTMPYLSANNLMASESELRVIKGFNPLVMEKLLPYVCVIPGNTELKVNVNTIKSEQALLLSGLLDGLSASGAEAVIASRPEKGFDSVEDFFVEARDQGAKVDKQSNELFTVDSNYFKLRAKALFDDRRFSMTSIIQINQGQATILARKFGGVQ, encoded by the coding sequence ATGAGAAAAGCACAACGCGGTGCGGCGCTTATCATCGTATTATTTATCGTCGCATTAGCAGCAACGATCGCAGCCGAAATGGCGGCTAATTTAATGGTGCAAGTACAACGGGCGCAAAATATTCAAACTCATCAACAAGCTAAATGGTATAGCTATGGTGCTGAAGAGCTTGTTAAAAAGGTACTGTTAGAGAGTAAAAAAGACGAGCCAGAAAAAGTACACCTTGGTCAGCCTTGGGCATTGAGTGATGTGCCATACCCTGTCGATCATGGCACGTTAAGCGGTGAGGTAACCGACTTACAGGCGTGCTTAAATTTGAATGCCTTAAGAGCGCCAAAAAAGCAGGGAAGTAGTGTCAGTGATACGAATCCTGCGCATAAGGCTTTGTTATCTCTTTTAAATAATATTGAAGATTTACCCGTGGAAGAAAGCGAAGAGGCGTTAGCTGATAGTGTCTATGACTGGCTTGATGAAGACAGTATCACCTTTCGCTCTGGCGCAGAAGAAGATGAATATATGTCTAGAACGATGCCGTACTTAAGTGCGAATAATTTAATGGCGTCGGAGTCTGAGCTTAGGGTAATAAAAGGGTTTAACCCCTTGGTGATGGAGAAACTGTTACCGTATGTGTGTGTTATTCCAGGTAACACCGAACTCAAAGTGAATGTAAATACTATCAAATCAGAACAAGCTTTATTGTTAAGTGGTTTGTTAGATGGATTGAGTGCCTCAGGTGCGGAAGCGGTTATCGCTTCTCGGCCTGAAAAAGGGTTTGATAGCGTCGAGGACTTCTTCGTTGAAGCCAGAGATCAAGGCGCTAAAGTTGATAAGCAAAGCAATGAATTATTTACCGTAGATAGTAATTATTTTAAGTTACGCGCAAAAGCGCTATTTGATGATAGACGCTTTTCAATGACCTCAATTATTCAAATAAATCAAGGTCAAGCAACCATACTGGCGCGAAAATTTGGAGGCGTACAGTGA
- the gspL gene encoding type II secretion system protein GspL has protein sequence MTEKLVIRVGQSHQNPIHWLIYSSSDEQIIASGELDNAEQLAQLSDKAVSRDVSLLLSASQVQLKRVPLPTKWNRKLEQALPFMLEEQIACDVDELFIAIGQPTLDGEQHCIDVAICNKQWLKDWLSVFNELDIELTRVVPDALLLPEQQDNGLSMIELGQQWLCRLGQWHISAIEKSWGADYLYALQPSKIVHYSPAEGIPDVAPKEAKESEYELPLALFAKHLNSTSFNLRQGVFAAKKKQPQWWRDWRSGLLAASITIGCFVIVKGAQLVMLQTQADELKAQAVATYQQAFPGKVVRPHLLKKQIEGELAGLGNTEHGGFLELTNHLVAVYGEVEDFTPETLRYDRRRNELRIRARASGFQVFGQVKAVLEQRGLTVQQGSLNNDGDVVIGEIRLRGDS, from the coding sequence GTGACAGAGAAATTAGTGATCCGAGTGGGTCAGTCACACCAAAACCCGATTCATTGGCTGATATACTCATCCTCGGATGAACAGATCATTGCCAGTGGCGAATTAGATAATGCAGAGCAACTAGCACAACTTTCAGACAAGGCGGTGAGCCGAGATGTTAGTTTGTTATTGAGTGCTTCGCAAGTACAGTTAAAGCGTGTGCCGTTGCCGACAAAGTGGAATCGAAAGCTAGAGCAAGCTTTACCATTTATGCTCGAAGAACAAATCGCCTGTGACGTTGATGAACTATTTATTGCTATAGGGCAACCCACATTAGATGGTGAGCAGCACTGTATCGATGTTGCAATATGCAATAAGCAATGGCTGAAGGACTGGTTAAGCGTATTTAACGAGCTTGATATAGAGCTGACGCGCGTTGTGCCGGATGCGCTGTTATTACCAGAACAACAAGATAATGGGTTATCAATGATAGAGCTCGGACAGCAGTGGTTATGCCGTTTGGGACAGTGGCATATTAGTGCCATTGAAAAAAGCTGGGGTGCTGATTATTTATATGCACTACAACCAAGTAAAATTGTTCATTACAGCCCTGCTGAGGGAATACCTGACGTTGCCCCAAAAGAAGCAAAAGAGAGCGAATATGAATTGCCACTGGCATTATTTGCAAAGCACTTAAATAGTACTTCTTTTAACTTACGCCAAGGTGTGTTCGCTGCTAAGAAAAAGCAACCACAATGGTGGCGAGACTGGCGAAGTGGATTACTTGCAGCAAGCATTACCATAGGGTGTTTTGTCATCGTCAAAGGGGCCCAATTGGTGATGCTACAAACACAAGCTGATGAACTCAAAGCACAAGCCGTGGCTACTTACCAGCAGGCGTTCCCTGGAAAGGTTGTGCGACCTCATTTGTTGAAAAAGCAAATTGAGGGGGAGCTTGCAGGGCTCGGTAATACTGAACATGGTGGCTTTTTGGAGTTAACAAATCATTTAGTTGCCGTGTATGGAGAGGTTGAAGATTTTACGCCAGAGACATTGCGTTACGATCGCCGTAGAAATGAATTAAGAATTCGTGCACGCGCTAGTGGTTTCCAAGTATTTGGTCAAGTAAAAGCTGTCTTGGAACAGCGCGGATTAACGGTACAACAAGGGTCGCTTAATAATGACGGAGATGTTGTTATTGGTGAAATCCGATTGCGAGGTGATTCATGA
- a CDS encoding UPF0149 family protein: protein MFEFNFTPEHRQLLADYVAHRQGAMPLSMVQGYLFAAICGPDAVEVEPWLADVSCNDQAIDESVVFAYMALHHQITEQVFSGTYQLPWLNETDYGARHLWSKGFLTGVETYFESFQSSSRVTGELKEALQMATEQLAFFSLEHSQIVQFCTHQQCNERDFINQQTQLAQEFAQGYAQLIETVALQSGLYDDEQGF from the coding sequence ATGTTTGAATTTAATTTTACTCCTGAACATCGTCAGTTATTAGCTGATTATGTTGCGCACAGACAAGGCGCTATGCCTCTTAGCATGGTGCAAGGTTATTTATTTGCAGCTATCTGCGGCCCGGATGCGGTTGAAGTCGAGCCGTGGCTTGCTGATGTGTCGTGTAATGATCAGGCAATCGATGAGTCAGTTGTGTTTGCCTACATGGCATTACACCATCAAATCACGGAGCAAGTGTTTTCTGGCACGTATCAATTGCCATGGTTGAATGAGACTGACTATGGGGCTCGCCACCTTTGGAGTAAAGGATTTTTAACAGGCGTTGAAACTTATTTTGAGTCGTTTCAATCTTCTAGCAGGGTAACTGGCGAGCTCAAAGAAGCGTTACAGATGGCAACAGAGCAGCTGGCATTTTTCTCTTTAGAGCATAGCCAAATCGTGCAATTTTGTACGCATCAGCAATGTAATGAACGCGACTTTATCAACCAACAAACTCAGCTGGCACAAGAGTTTGCTCAGGGGTATGCTCAACTTATAGAGACTGTCGCTTTGCAAAGTGGTTTATATGACGATGAGCAAGGCTTTTAA
- a CDS encoding type II secretion system protein N, with protein sequence MKKTISLVVIFVVAFGLFTAYNMPASVALQLVGKQLPPSLQIGAVSGTLWQGQVSEVRVSNVQLNNVRWSIEAPALLLGDMHGHVRFGNVRDKSDISGRGEFTVGLMNQSVSLSDASVRFSVEQAMSQVTLPLPVKAKGRVLLDIDDYQSGAPYCEGLKGEIRSPGITVEGLTGWFDIGQLGGELSCKSGDIAVLVDPDNRLGLQADAILADNFQFRVAGNIKPEASLPKEVHDAVKFLGRPDSDGRYPVNL encoded by the coding sequence ATGAAAAAAACAATTAGCTTAGTCGTCATTTTTGTCGTTGCTTTTGGCTTGTTTACGGCTTACAACATGCCAGCTTCAGTGGCCCTTCAACTGGTTGGTAAACAATTGCCGCCAAGTTTACAGATAGGTGCTGTGAGTGGCACTCTCTGGCAAGGGCAGGTTAGTGAAGTTAGGGTGAGCAATGTGCAACTTAACAATGTCCGCTGGAGCATTGAAGCCCCGGCATTATTGTTAGGTGATATGCATGGTCATGTCCGCTTTGGTAATGTCAGAGATAAATCAGATATCTCGGGTCGAGGAGAGTTTACTGTTGGTTTGATGAACCAAAGTGTTTCGCTATCTGACGCTTCTGTACGTTTTAGTGTCGAACAAGCCATGTCTCAAGTAACACTGCCATTACCCGTTAAAGCAAAAGGAAGGGTGTTACTGGATATTGATGACTATCAAAGCGGTGCGCCATACTGTGAAGGGCTAAAAGGAGAGATCCGAAGCCCTGGGATCACGGTTGAAGGGCTCACTGGTTGGTTTGATATCGGTCAACTTGGTGGTGAGTTAAGTTGTAAGTCTGGCGATATTGCAGTGTTAGTTGACCCTGATAACCGTTTGGGATTGCAAGCAGATGCCATCCTAGCTGATAATTTTCAGTTCCGTGTCGCTGGCAATATTAAGCCTGAAGCTTCGTTACCAAAAGAAGTGCATGATGCTGTTAAGTTTTTGGGCCGACCTGACAGCGATGGCCGCTATCCGGTGAATCTGTAA